A genomic segment from Neobacillus sp. YX16 encodes:
- the xylA gene encoding xylose isomerase, protein MAYFENVNKIQFEGASSKNPFSFKYYNPEEKINGKTMEEILRFSVAYWHTFNADGTDPFGVGTAIRPWNAYQGLDLAKARVEAAFELFEKLNVPFFAFHDVDIAPEGRTLKETNENQDVIIGMIKEYMKTSKTKLLWNTANMFSNPRYVHGAATSPNADVFAYSAAKVKKALEVAKELGAENYVFWGGREGYETLLNTDMKLEQDNLARFFHMAVDYAKEIGLNVPFLIEPKPKEPTKHQYDFDVATGLAFLQKYDLTDYFKFNIEANHATLAGHTFEHELRTARINGMLGSVDANQGDTLLGWDTDEFPTDLYTNTLAMYEILKNGGLGKGGLNFDAKVRRGSFEAEDLFHAHIAGMDAFAIGLKVANKLIEDKVLDSFIEERYSSYTKGIGLDIIEGKTNFRELETYALGLTEIKNTSGRTERLKALINQYLLETLSSVTV, encoded by the coding sequence ATGGCTTATTTCGAAAACGTAAATAAAATTCAATTTGAGGGTGCTTCATCAAAAAACCCATTTTCATTTAAGTATTATAATCCCGAGGAAAAAATTAATGGAAAAACAATGGAAGAAATCCTTCGTTTCTCCGTCGCTTACTGGCACACATTTAATGCTGACGGTACAGATCCGTTTGGTGTAGGTACAGCTATCCGTCCGTGGAATGCCTATCAAGGTTTAGATCTAGCAAAAGCACGTGTGGAAGCAGCATTTGAACTTTTTGAAAAATTAAATGTTCCTTTCTTCGCATTCCATGACGTTGACATTGCTCCTGAAGGAAGGACATTAAAAGAAACTAACGAAAACCAAGATGTTATCATTGGTATGATCAAAGAATACATGAAAACGAGCAAGACTAAGTTGCTTTGGAATACAGCGAATATGTTCTCTAACCCACGCTATGTTCACGGTGCTGCAACTTCTCCAAATGCAGATGTGTTTGCTTACTCTGCAGCGAAAGTGAAAAAAGCTTTAGAAGTGGCGAAAGAGCTTGGCGCAGAAAACTATGTATTCTGGGGCGGTCGTGAAGGTTACGAGACACTTCTGAATACCGATATGAAGCTTGAACAAGATAACTTAGCACGCTTCTTCCATATGGCAGTAGATTATGCGAAGGAAATCGGCTTGAATGTTCCATTCCTAATCGAGCCAAAACCAAAAGAGCCAACAAAGCACCAATATGATTTCGATGTGGCTACTGGTCTGGCATTCTTACAAAAATATGATCTAACAGATTACTTCAAGTTCAATATTGAAGCAAACCATGCTACTTTAGCCGGCCACACATTCGAACATGAGTTAAGAACAGCTCGCATTAACGGTATGCTTGGTTCAGTTGATGCTAACCAAGGTGACACATTACTCGGCTGGGATACAGATGAGTTCCCAACTGACCTTTACACGAACACATTAGCTATGTATGAAATTCTGAAAAATGGCGGTTTAGGAAAAGGCGGCTTGAACTTCGATGCAAAAGTAAGAAGAGGTTCATTCGAAGCAGAAGATCTATTCCATGCACACATTGCTGGTATGGATGCATTTGCAATCGGCTTAAAAGTCGCTAATAAACTAATCGAAGATAAAGTGCTTGATAGCTTCATCGAAGAGCGCTACAGCAGCTATACAAAAGGTATTGGCTTAGACATCATAGAAGGAAAAACTAACTTCCGTGAGCTTGAAACATATGCCCTTGGATTAACAGAAATCAAAAATACATCAGGCAGAACAGAGCGCCTAAAAGCGTTAATCAACCAATATCTACTAGAAACACTTTCAAGTGTAACAGTTTAA
- the xylB gene encoding xylulokinase: protein MKYVIGVDLGTSAVKILLVNQNGEVCQEVSKAYPLIIEKSGYSEQNPEEWVEKTTAGLAELIQQFNGDVNDIEGISFSGQMHGLVLLDENKEVLRNAILWNDTRTTKQCQEIYEVVGKERLLAVTKNPALEGFTLPKILWVKENEPSTFERASVFVLPKDYLRYHLTGNIHMEYSDAAGTLLLNVAEREWSSEVLEAFGLSADFCPPLVESHAFVGTVTAEFAQATGLSEATKVFAGGADNACGAIGSGILADGKTLASIGTSGVVLSYEGRNDLDFEGKVHYFNHSEENTYYTMGVTLAAGYSLSWFKDTFAKGEAFDQFLAGVEEVPAGSNGLLFTPYIVGERTPYADSNIRGSFIGVDASHERKHFARAVLEGITFSLNESIDIFRSSGKKIDSIISIGGGAKNDTWLQMQADIFNAKIEKLTSEQGPGMGAAMLAAYGCGWFSSLKECAEHFIQTAKIFYPNKENVETYTKLFNVYQQVYTQTKVLNDQLKEYRK, encoded by the coding sequence ATGAAATACGTAATTGGTGTTGACCTCGGAACGAGCGCTGTAAAGATCTTACTCGTTAATCAGAATGGTGAAGTTTGCCAGGAAGTATCCAAAGCATATCCTCTTATTATTGAAAAATCAGGTTACAGTGAGCAAAATCCAGAAGAATGGGTGGAAAAAACAACAGCAGGTTTAGCTGAACTTATCCAGCAGTTTAATGGAGACGTAAACGATATCGAGGGCATCAGCTTCTCCGGACAAATGCACGGCCTAGTTTTACTAGATGAAAACAAAGAAGTATTAAGAAATGCAATTTTGTGGAATGACACAAGAACGACAAAGCAATGTCAGGAAATCTACGAGGTTGTCGGCAAAGAGCGTTTATTAGCTGTAACAAAAAACCCAGCATTAGAAGGCTTTACTCTGCCAAAAATTCTTTGGGTGAAAGAAAACGAACCTTCGACTTTTGAACGTGCCAGCGTGTTTGTGCTTCCGAAAGACTATCTTCGTTATCACCTTACAGGAAATATCCACATGGAGTACTCGGATGCCGCGGGAACGTTATTGTTAAACGTTGCAGAACGTGAATGGAGCAGCGAAGTGTTAGAGGCATTCGGTCTTTCAGCTGATTTCTGTCCACCATTAGTAGAATCTCATGCGTTTGTTGGGACGGTTACGGCTGAGTTTGCCCAAGCAACGGGATTATCAGAAGCTACTAAGGTATTCGCGGGCGGTGCGGACAATGCGTGCGGAGCGATTGGTTCCGGTATTTTAGCAGATGGAAAAACGCTAGCTAGTATCGGTACTTCTGGTGTCGTCCTTTCTTATGAAGGAAGAAATGATCTTGATTTTGAAGGAAAGGTACACTACTTTAACCATAGTGAGGAAAATACTTACTATACAATGGGTGTGACCCTTGCAGCTGGCTATAGCTTAAGCTGGTTTAAAGATACATTTGCCAAAGGAGAAGCATTTGATCAATTTTTAGCAGGGGTAGAAGAAGTACCTGCAGGCAGCAACGGCTTATTATTTACGCCATATATTGTTGGCGAAAGAACACCGTACGCAGATTCCAATATCCGCGGCAGCTTTATTGGTGTTGATGCTTCTCATGAGCGGAAGCACTTTGCCCGTGCGGTTCTTGAAGGGATTACGTTCTCTTTAAACGAATCAATTGATATTTTTAGAAGCAGCGGTAAGAAGATTGATTCGATTATCTCAATTGGTGGCGGAGCGAAAAACGACACATGGCTGCAGATGCAAGCGGATATTTTTAATGCGAAAATTGAAAAGCTTACAAGTGAGCAAGGTCCAGGAATGGGTGCGGCTATGTTAGCGGCATATGGTTGCGGTTGGTTTTCTTCCTTAAAGGAATGTGCTGAGCACTTTATTCAGACTGCCAAAATCTTTTATCCAAATAAAGAAAATGTCGAAACGTATACAAAGCTTTTTAATGTATATCAACAAGTATACACACAAACAAAGGTGCTGAATGACCAATTAAAGGAATATAGAAAGTAA